In one Vulgatibacter incomptus genomic region, the following are encoded:
- a CDS encoding PD40 domain-containing protein translates to MPLLAVLLGWPGPAVAAPLPFAREGGGPRHPGLGLALPALQPPGALPEVYVVPRTPGQNQVRWYGFKFKEVLLPQLPGAGVRLFYYQSETKAAEVAAGVIREQYMQLARAFDYVPEREVPYVLYATHLEFQATNLFPISEGVLGVTSPSELTLTLPFFGDLEQYRHTSTHELTHEFTIQIVRSAGEAAGRPGGLGGFPLWFIEGLAEYAAYGGMDPDGKPGPEPRGASGPSLPGLDPDTEAWARDLLYRSSPFEGYLIPPFYSDYPMGYVHTYKLGQLRVAFMGATFGRELIIWLLKNASTMGLADERGAGVKFPELVKMGTGYDKETIERLFADWIQRRYLPAYDQARTRVPSLQPIDNVPVEAELVVASPDGKTLLMRGFDRELGEGSLWLLEGDNPGKSQLVVRDSRPGLESLHLISRRTFALGNERIAWIGRAGEADVLTVARLEKPPEGSSDLFRITDRRSFELVKHHILEGGDPTFSPDERRIAFSGVDTNGFKDVYIMDVDEGFSSLRRVTQGPFSKSGLSWTADGIYLATDAAPDGDANIGLLDPETGAIRVVVADRSIKECPVLTPAGLVYASNLGGRWDLYRIEDGVAWRITDVSTLIRSPAVGAKGSLYGIIVHGGHFRLARLPPVEILRLDGRPPIAADYDPTPRPLPILRLPEVAPEYRPFDHFGIDMGGIQVGTQTVAVGGISFSDLLRDRLLAVQLAVYGSLDFTDASAIFLDRSQRTTWLAGIFHTFQPKRDRTFGTPALPDNPDFFLEREFGAMGGLSYPFNRFERMDVLLTVEGVHRSRFTDRRGTRDAAWEELTGGNDLQLLATAGYGLDTLRYHPFVGPISGSTVLFAAGTSILPQRLNVGGAGVNGWAEFDLQHFFYLGARSTFWTRAAAGSAFGGRFSRQFYLSSVDNLRGYHWSDDRLLGTHYYVANAELSFPLDWLIRIAIFEGLRGVGAVDFGGVTDHYEQLLDARSLDLAVGLDFLAGPLAMRLHFGYPIQIGPVLPADGWVTNFALRLRY, encoded by the coding sequence TTGCCGCTCCTTGCCGTGCTGCTCGGATGGCCTGGCCCTGCCGTTGCTGCCCCCCTTCCGTTCGCGCGGGAGGGCGGCGGTCCCAGGCACCCGGGCCTCGGTCTCGCGCTCCCGGCGCTCCAGCCTCCCGGGGCGCTGCCGGAGGTCTACGTCGTTCCACGAACCCCCGGCCAGAACCAGGTGCGGTGGTACGGATTCAAGTTCAAGGAGGTGCTGCTCCCGCAGCTGCCCGGCGCAGGTGTTCGTCTCTTCTACTATCAGTCAGAGACGAAGGCGGCAGAGGTCGCGGCCGGCGTGATCCGCGAGCAATACATGCAGCTGGCCCGGGCCTTCGACTACGTCCCGGAGCGAGAGGTCCCCTACGTCCTCTACGCCACCCACCTGGAGTTCCAGGCCACCAACCTCTTTCCGATCAGCGAGGGCGTCCTCGGCGTCACGAGCCCCAGCGAGCTCACGCTCACCCTCCCCTTCTTCGGCGATCTGGAGCAATACCGGCACACCTCCACCCACGAGCTCACCCACGAGTTCACGATCCAGATCGTGCGCTCGGCCGGTGAAGCGGCGGGGAGGCCCGGCGGCCTCGGAGGCTTTCCGCTCTGGTTCATCGAGGGACTGGCGGAGTACGCGGCCTACGGCGGCATGGATCCGGACGGCAAGCCGGGGCCGGAGCCCCGAGGCGCTTCGGGCCCTTCGCTTCCGGGCCTCGATCCCGACACCGAGGCATGGGCGCGGGATCTTCTCTATCGATCCTCGCCCTTCGAGGGCTACCTGATCCCGCCCTTCTACTCCGACTATCCCATGGGGTACGTCCACACCTACAAGCTGGGCCAGCTCCGGGTTGCCTTCATGGGCGCCACCTTCGGCAGGGAGCTCATCATCTGGCTGCTGAAGAACGCCAGCACCATGGGCCTCGCCGACGAGCGCGGCGCGGGCGTGAAGTTCCCCGAGCTGGTGAAGATGGGCACCGGCTACGACAAGGAGACGATCGAGAGGCTCTTCGCCGACTGGATCCAGCGGCGCTACCTGCCCGCCTACGACCAGGCCCGGACGCGGGTTCCCTCCCTCCAACCGATCGACAACGTCCCGGTCGAGGCCGAGCTGGTCGTGGCCTCGCCGGACGGCAAGACCCTCCTGATGCGCGGCTTCGATCGGGAGCTCGGCGAAGGCTCGCTCTGGCTGCTGGAAGGGGACAATCCCGGCAAATCGCAGCTCGTGGTCAGGGACTCCCGCCCGGGCCTCGAGTCCCTCCACCTGATCTCCCGGCGGACCTTTGCGCTCGGCAACGAGCGGATCGCCTGGATCGGCCGCGCCGGCGAGGCTGACGTGCTCACCGTGGCGCGCCTCGAGAAGCCGCCGGAGGGATCGAGCGACCTCTTCCGAATCACCGACCGACGCTCCTTCGAGCTGGTGAAGCACCACATCCTCGAGGGCGGAGATCCGACCTTCTCTCCGGACGAGCGGCGGATCGCGTTCTCGGGAGTTGACACCAACGGTTTCAAAGACGTTTACATCATGGACGTGGACGAGGGATTCTCGTCCCTGCGCCGTGTGACCCAGGGGCCCTTCTCCAAGAGCGGCCTGTCCTGGACCGCCGACGGGATCTACCTCGCCACCGACGCGGCTCCCGACGGCGACGCCAACATCGGGCTCCTGGATCCCGAGACCGGCGCCATTCGGGTCGTGGTCGCGGACCGCTCGATCAAGGAGTGTCCGGTGCTCACACCGGCCGGGCTCGTCTACGCTTCGAACCTGGGCGGGCGGTGGGATCTCTACCGGATCGAGGATGGGGTCGCCTGGAGGATCACGGACGTCTCCACGCTGATCCGCTCGCCGGCCGTGGGCGCCAAGGGAAGCCTCTACGGGATCATCGTGCACGGCGGCCACTTCCGCCTGGCGCGGCTCCCCCCCGTGGAGATCCTCCGGCTCGACGGGAGGCCCCCCATCGCCGCGGACTACGATCCCACGCCTCGCCCTCTCCCGATCCTCCGACTGCCCGAGGTGGCCCCCGAATACAGGCCCTTCGATCACTTCGGCATCGACATGGGCGGCATCCAGGTGGGGACGCAGACCGTGGCCGTCGGCGGGATCTCGTTCTCGGACCTGCTTCGCGATCGCCTGCTCGCCGTCCAGCTCGCCGTCTACGGCAGCCTCGACTTCACCGACGCCAGCGCGATCTTCCTCGACCGTTCGCAGCGCACCACCTGGCTCGCCGGGATCTTCCATACCTTCCAGCCCAAGCGCGACCGCACCTTCGGCACACCGGCGCTGCCGGACAACCCCGACTTCTTCCTGGAGCGGGAGTTCGGCGCCATGGGCGGGCTCTCCTACCCTTTCAACCGCTTCGAGCGCATGGACGTGCTGCTCACGGTGGAGGGCGTCCACCGCTCGCGATTCACCGACCGTCGCGGGACCCGAGACGCAGCGTGGGAGGAGCTCACGGGCGGGAACGACCTGCAGCTCCTGGCCACCGCGGGCTACGGTCTCGACACCCTCCGCTACCACCCTTTCGTCGGCCCCATCTCCGGCTCGACCGTGCTGTTCGCGGCGGGCACCTCCATCCTGCCGCAGCGCCTGAACGTCGGGGGGGCTGGGGTGAACGGCTGGGCCGAGTTCGACCTCCAGCACTTCTTCTACCTCGGCGCCCGCTCCACCTTCTGGACCCGGGCCGCCGCCGGCTCCGCGTTCGGCGGCCGGTTCTCGCGCCAGTTCTACCTCTCCAGCGTCGACAACCTGCGGGGCTACCACTGGTCCGACGATCGCCTCCTGGGCACCCACTACTACGTGGCGAACGCCGAGCTCTCGTTCCCGCTGGACTGGCTGATCCGGATCGCGATCTTCGAGGGTCTGCGCGGCGTCGGGGCGGTCGACTTCGGCGGCGTCACCGACCACTACGAACAGCTCCTCGACGCGCGCTCCCTCGACCTCGCGGTGGGCCTGGACTTCCTCGCCGGGCCGCTCGCGATGAGGCTCCACTTCGGCTACCCGATCCAGATCGGCCCGGTGCTTCCCGCCGACGGCTGGGTGACGAACTTCGCGCTGCGGCTCCGCTACTGA
- a CDS encoding bifunctional metallophosphatase/5'-nucleotidase: MRWLLVSAALLLAGCAARSAVRPEEGGFSTRPAERRLVLLHASDMESELVAGDGATHGGIGRFAALSRALSSGPEPTVFLAAGDLFMPAPALQLELEGENVVALANNRIGLRATALGNHELDRGESFLAEMVAKAGYPILTSTVDFDDGPMAALAVRVPQGEPSPWLELHPGRILPRGKLCAGRLVVRGETPVCSGITLGVVGATTETLASIASTALASRSVSDFPSIVRRVQAQVDALGAEGVDIVVLLSHLQDVRREIALVEAGLTGVDVIVGGGGDDRLAERTHRLLPGQEPSPVCKGEPTCYPLVRRARDGKPVLIVATDGQYQYLGRLGLSFDDQGVLVGYDDASRPWPSDDRSLRELGAAPASPAGALEARVRDALEPLGEVVARSDRYLDGDRENVRNRETNLGNLSADSIAWAARAAGAEEVTFGLRNGGGIRSSIGVVDHDSFERRGGLVRVLDVQAALRFDNPIVVVTATHRALKETFEAALRGVGTGRGHFPQVSGELFLAYDPDGTEQGQDAGLHPGSRVRTLSVDSGGAVIEVVRDGILLDPDATISFATLDYLARGGDGWFPTTAESLAIRTVPAQLREQHALRAFLLHLDEAGEWEGGKSYADPDPARPETFGRIRPLKRPQ, encoded by the coding sequence TTGCGGTGGTTGCTTGTCTCTGCGGCCCTCCTGCTCGCCGGCTGTGCCGCCCGGAGCGCGGTCCGTCCCGAGGAAGGCGGATTCTCGACGAGGCCTGCCGAGCGCCGGCTGGTGCTGCTCCACGCCTCGGACATGGAGTCGGAGCTGGTCGCCGGCGATGGCGCCACCCACGGCGGCATCGGCCGATTCGCCGCTCTCTCTCGCGCCCTCTCGTCTGGGCCCGAGCCCACCGTCTTCCTGGCCGCGGGCGATCTCTTCATGCCGGCGCCGGCGCTCCAGCTCGAGCTGGAGGGCGAGAACGTGGTGGCCCTGGCGAACAACCGCATCGGTCTCCGGGCCACCGCCCTCGGGAACCACGAGCTCGACAGGGGAGAGTCCTTCCTCGCCGAGATGGTGGCGAAGGCCGGCTACCCCATCCTCACCTCCACCGTGGACTTCGACGACGGCCCGATGGCCGCCCTCGCCGTGCGCGTCCCGCAGGGCGAGCCCAGCCCCTGGCTCGAGCTCCACCCCGGCAGGATCCTGCCTCGCGGCAAGCTCTGCGCCGGGAGGCTGGTTGTGCGGGGGGAGACGCCCGTGTGCTCGGGCATCACGTTGGGAGTCGTGGGCGCCACCACCGAGACCCTGGCGTCGATCGCCAGCACGGCCCTGGCGTCGAGGAGCGTGAGCGACTTCCCCTCGATCGTCCGGCGGGTGCAGGCCCAGGTCGACGCCCTCGGGGCGGAGGGCGTGGACATCGTCGTCCTCCTCTCCCACCTCCAGGACGTCCGGCGCGAAATCGCCCTCGTCGAGGCGGGGCTGACCGGGGTGGACGTGATCGTGGGCGGCGGCGGCGACGATCGCCTCGCCGAAAGAACGCATCGCCTGCTCCCGGGACAGGAGCCGTCGCCGGTCTGCAAAGGCGAGCCGACCTGCTATCCCCTGGTGCGTCGCGCGCGCGACGGCAAGCCAGTGCTGATCGTCGCCACGGACGGCCAGTACCAGTACCTGGGCCGGCTCGGCCTCTCCTTCGACGACCAGGGCGTGCTGGTGGGCTATGACGACGCCTCGCGGCCCTGGCCTTCCGATGACCGCTCGCTCCGGGAGCTGGGAGCCGCGCCCGCCAGCCCTGCCGGTGCGCTGGAGGCGCGCGTGCGCGACGCCCTCGAGCCCCTGGGCGAGGTGGTGGCGAGGAGCGATCGCTACCTGGACGGCGACCGGGAGAACGTGCGCAACCGCGAGACCAACCTGGGCAACCTGAGCGCCGATTCGATCGCGTGGGCGGCGAGGGCGGCAGGCGCGGAGGAGGTGACGTTCGGCCTGCGCAACGGCGGCGGCATCCGGAGCTCCATCGGCGTGGTGGATCACGACTCCTTCGAGAGGCGGGGCGGTCTCGTCCGGGTGCTCGACGTCCAGGCCGCGCTGCGCTTCGACAACCCGATCGTGGTGGTCACCGCGACCCACCGCGCGCTGAAGGAGACGTTCGAGGCGGCGCTGCGGGGCGTCGGCACCGGGCGGGGACATTTCCCCCAGGTGAGCGGCGAGCTCTTCCTGGCCTACGATCCCGATGGGACCGAGCAGGGGCAAGACGCCGGCCTTCACCCTGGGTCGCGTGTTCGGACTCTTTCAGTGGATAGCGGCGGGGCGGTGATCGAGGTCGTCCGCGACGGGATCCTGCTGGACCCCGACGCGACGATATCCTTCGCGACGCTGGACTACCTGGCGCGCGGCGGGGACGGGTGGTTCCCGACCACCGCCGAGTCCCTCGCGATCCGGACCGTGCCAGCGCAGCTGCGCGAGCAGCACGCGCTTCGGGCCTTCCTCCTCCACCTGGACGAAGCGGGCGAGTGGGAGGGAGGGAAGAGCTACGCGGACCCCGACCCGGCGCGGCCCGAGACCTTCGGCCGGATTCGGCCGCTCAAGCGTCCTCAGTAG